One window of the Eucalyptus grandis isolate ANBG69807.140 chromosome 8, ASM1654582v1, whole genome shotgun sequence genome contains the following:
- the LOC104456957 gene encoding protein KRI1 homolog isoform X2: MGMKLFDGGDSDDENVSKIEINKEYARRFEHNKKREDLHRLQELKKKGLVGDDSSSESGDESSSESSSSLDDDVDVSKASKKDLDFFNALLKVRSRDPSLKEKNVALFESEDSDGDEEKESKDRKHKLYLKDVVAKQLIEEGPDFDDEQTEVTKKKSYSEEQEEMRRAFLEAAEAAEAAEVDGDGGDFLTLKRRDDGEPVEGGDGAEFQQKLDEYFGRSEALGENEMFLKEFFLNKMWVDKDKKSKGHVNEEELEELLKDEEEIEKQEDYETNFRYEENAGDRVLGHSRTIEGSVRKKETARKKQRESKEERMKIAEMERKEELKHLKNLKKEEMKQKLEKFKQIAGIDEDGDCPLDGVDLDDDFDPEEYDRMMKQVFNQKYYNADDVDPDFGSDRDEDGGEIEKPDFEKEDELLGLPVGWDESESKDGFVAARERSLRHKLNDGGEDDSDDDEEEEEEEAEDSDHVPKAQNEETISSEDGKRKRKRKLSLLKRAKEAMMEEYYKLDYEDTIGDLKTRFKYAKIKPNRYGLNTSEILMMDDNELNQYVSLKKLAPYREKEWRVHNNQRHQLKLKTKELLEEGKRRSDKKKRRKDYSNASTAEKGSLEDGKSQKVELHEDSGKLSKNARRRRRQAEVKLSNSRLIAYGKITPNSKGKTKS, encoded by the coding sequence ATGGGGATGAAGCTGTTTGATGGTGGCGATTCTGATGACGAGAATGTGTCGAAGATTGAGATCAACAAAGAATATGCTCGCCGTTTCGAGCATAACAAGAAGCGCGAGGACCTCCATCGGCTTCAggaactaaaaaaaaagggccTCGTCGGAGATGACTCATCCTCTGAATCAGGTGACGAGTCCTCCTCCGAGTCCTCATCATCTTtggatgatgatgttgatgTGAGTAAGGCTAGTAAGAAGGACCTGGACTTCTTTAATGCGCTACTTAAGGTGCGAAGCCGAGACCCGAGTCTTAAAGAGAAGAATGTCGCTCTTTTCGAGTCTGAAGATAGTGACGGAGATGAAGAGAAGGAGTCGAAGGACAGAAAACATAAGCTTTACCTGAAAGATGTGGTGGCCAAGCAGCTGATTGAGGAGGGACCTGATTTTGATGATGAGCAAACAGAGGTTACCAAGAAGAAGAGCTACAGTGAGGAGCAAGAGGAGATGAGAAGGGCTTTCTTGGAAGCTGCGGAGGCTGCAGAGGCTGCAGAGGTTGATGGCGACGGTGGTGATTTTTTGACATTGAAGAGGAGAGATGATGGTGAGCCAGTTGAAGGTGGTGATGGTGCAGAGTTTCAGCAGAAGCTGGATGAATATTTTGGCAGGAGCGAGGCTTTGGGTGAGAATGAGATGTTTCTGAAGGAGTTCTTTCTGAATAAGATGTGGGTTGATAAGGATAAGAAGAGCAAAGGACATGTTAATGAGGAGGAGTTGgaagagttgttgaaggatgaggaggagaTTGAGAAGCAAGAGGATTATGAAACGAATTTCAGGTATGAGGAGAATGCAGGTGACAGGGTATTGGGTCATTCGAGGACCATCGAGGGGTCAGTGAGGAAGAAAGAGACGGCTAGgaagaagcagagagagagcAAGGAGGAGAGGATGAAAATTGCTGAGATGGAAAGGAAGGAGGAGTTGAAGCActtgaagaatttaaaaaaggaggagatgaagCAGAAACTCGAAAAGTTTAAGCAGATTGCTGGGATAGATGAAGATGGGGACTGCCCATTGGATGGAGTTGATCTTGATGATGACTTCGATCCCGAGGAATATGATAGGATGATGAAGCAAGTTTTTAATCAAAAGTATTACAATGCAGATGATGTGGACCCTGACTTTGGCAGTGACAGAGATGAAGATGGTGGAGAAATTGAAAAACCAGACTTCGAGAAGGAAGATGAATTGCTAGGACTACCGGTTGGCTGGGATGAATCAGAGTCGAAGGATGGATTCGTAGCAGCTAGAGAAAGAAGCTTAAGACACAAGTTAAATGATGGAGGTGAAGATGacagtgatgatgatgaggaggaggaggaggaggaggcagaggaTTCTGATCATGTCCCCAAGGCACAGAATGAAGAAACTATATCTTCTGAGGATGGAAAACGTAAAAGGAAGCGGAAACTATCATTGCTAAAGAGAGCTAAAGAGGCGATGATGGAGGAGTATTATAAGTTAGATTATGAGGATACAATTGGAGATTTGAAGACAAGGTTTAAGTATGCAAAGATTAAACCGAACAGATATGGATTGAACACTTCAGAAATTCTGATGATGGATGACAACGAACTAAATCAGTATGTTTCCTTGAAGAAGCTTGCTCCTTATAGGGAGAAGGAATGGAGAGTACACAACAATCAGAGGCACCAGCTTAAACTGAAGACGAAggagcttcttgaagaaggaaaacgGAGGTCTGACAAGAAAAAGAGGCGTAAAGATTATTCTAATGCATCAACTGCTGAAAAGGGTAGCTTGGAAGATGGAAAGTCACAAAAAGTTGAATTACATGAGGATTCGGGTAAATTGTCTAAGAATGCAAGGAGGAGGAGACGCCAAGCTGAGGTTAAGTTATCAAATTCGAGGCTCATAGCTTATGGAAAAATAACCCCCAACTCTAAGGGTAAAACCAAGAGCTAG
- the LOC104456957 gene encoding protein KRI1 homolog isoform X1 encodes MTVASGMGMKLFDGGDSDDENVSKIEINKEYARRFEHNKKREDLHRLQELKKKGLVGDDSSSESGDESSSESSSSLDDDVDVSKASKKDLDFFNALLKVRSRDPSLKEKNVALFESEDSDGDEEKESKDRKHKLYLKDVVAKQLIEEGPDFDDEQTEVTKKKSYSEEQEEMRRAFLEAAEAAEAAEVDGDGGDFLTLKRRDDGEPVEGGDGAEFQQKLDEYFGRSEALGENEMFLKEFFLNKMWVDKDKKSKGHVNEEELEELLKDEEEIEKQEDYETNFRYEENAGDRVLGHSRTIEGSVRKKETARKKQRESKEERMKIAEMERKEELKHLKNLKKEEMKQKLEKFKQIAGIDEDGDCPLDGVDLDDDFDPEEYDRMMKQVFNQKYYNADDVDPDFGSDRDEDGGEIEKPDFEKEDELLGLPVGWDESESKDGFVAARERSLRHKLNDGGEDDSDDDEEEEEEEAEDSDHVPKAQNEETISSEDGKRKRKRKLSLLKRAKEAMMEEYYKLDYEDTIGDLKTRFKYAKIKPNRYGLNTSEILMMDDNELNQYVSLKKLAPYREKEWRVHNNQRHQLKLKTKELLEEGKRRSDKKKRRKDYSNASTAEKGSLEDGKSQKVELHEDSGKLSKNARRRRRQAEVKLSNSRLIAYGKITPNSKGKTKS; translated from the coding sequence ATGACTGTTGCTTCAGGGATGGGGATGAAGCTGTTTGATGGTGGCGATTCTGATGACGAGAATGTGTCGAAGATTGAGATCAACAAAGAATATGCTCGCCGTTTCGAGCATAACAAGAAGCGCGAGGACCTCCATCGGCTTCAggaactaaaaaaaaagggccTCGTCGGAGATGACTCATCCTCTGAATCAGGTGACGAGTCCTCCTCCGAGTCCTCATCATCTTtggatgatgatgttgatgTGAGTAAGGCTAGTAAGAAGGACCTGGACTTCTTTAATGCGCTACTTAAGGTGCGAAGCCGAGACCCGAGTCTTAAAGAGAAGAATGTCGCTCTTTTCGAGTCTGAAGATAGTGACGGAGATGAAGAGAAGGAGTCGAAGGACAGAAAACATAAGCTTTACCTGAAAGATGTGGTGGCCAAGCAGCTGATTGAGGAGGGACCTGATTTTGATGATGAGCAAACAGAGGTTACCAAGAAGAAGAGCTACAGTGAGGAGCAAGAGGAGATGAGAAGGGCTTTCTTGGAAGCTGCGGAGGCTGCAGAGGCTGCAGAGGTTGATGGCGACGGTGGTGATTTTTTGACATTGAAGAGGAGAGATGATGGTGAGCCAGTTGAAGGTGGTGATGGTGCAGAGTTTCAGCAGAAGCTGGATGAATATTTTGGCAGGAGCGAGGCTTTGGGTGAGAATGAGATGTTTCTGAAGGAGTTCTTTCTGAATAAGATGTGGGTTGATAAGGATAAGAAGAGCAAAGGACATGTTAATGAGGAGGAGTTGgaagagttgttgaaggatgaggaggagaTTGAGAAGCAAGAGGATTATGAAACGAATTTCAGGTATGAGGAGAATGCAGGTGACAGGGTATTGGGTCATTCGAGGACCATCGAGGGGTCAGTGAGGAAGAAAGAGACGGCTAGgaagaagcagagagagagcAAGGAGGAGAGGATGAAAATTGCTGAGATGGAAAGGAAGGAGGAGTTGAAGCActtgaagaatttaaaaaaggaggagatgaagCAGAAACTCGAAAAGTTTAAGCAGATTGCTGGGATAGATGAAGATGGGGACTGCCCATTGGATGGAGTTGATCTTGATGATGACTTCGATCCCGAGGAATATGATAGGATGATGAAGCAAGTTTTTAATCAAAAGTATTACAATGCAGATGATGTGGACCCTGACTTTGGCAGTGACAGAGATGAAGATGGTGGAGAAATTGAAAAACCAGACTTCGAGAAGGAAGATGAATTGCTAGGACTACCGGTTGGCTGGGATGAATCAGAGTCGAAGGATGGATTCGTAGCAGCTAGAGAAAGAAGCTTAAGACACAAGTTAAATGATGGAGGTGAAGATGacagtgatgatgatgaggaggaggaggaggaggaggcagaggaTTCTGATCATGTCCCCAAGGCACAGAATGAAGAAACTATATCTTCTGAGGATGGAAAACGTAAAAGGAAGCGGAAACTATCATTGCTAAAGAGAGCTAAAGAGGCGATGATGGAGGAGTATTATAAGTTAGATTATGAGGATACAATTGGAGATTTGAAGACAAGGTTTAAGTATGCAAAGATTAAACCGAACAGATATGGATTGAACACTTCAGAAATTCTGATGATGGATGACAACGAACTAAATCAGTATGTTTCCTTGAAGAAGCTTGCTCCTTATAGGGAGAAGGAATGGAGAGTACACAACAATCAGAGGCACCAGCTTAAACTGAAGACGAAggagcttcttgaagaaggaaaacgGAGGTCTGACAAGAAAAAGAGGCGTAAAGATTATTCTAATGCATCAACTGCTGAAAAGGGTAGCTTGGAAGATGGAAAGTCACAAAAAGTTGAATTACATGAGGATTCGGGTAAATTGTCTAAGAATGCAAGGAGGAGGAGACGCCAAGCTGAGGTTAAGTTATCAAATTCGAGGCTCATAGCTTATGGAAAAATAACCCCCAACTCTAAGGGTAAAACCAAGAGCTAG
- the LOC104457092 gene encoding protein LIFEGUARD 2: MWTQPYRKSDPEAGDRPLYPAMLESPQLRWAFIRKVYSIVAFQLLATIAVGAVVVYVHPIAHFFTSTPGGLALYIVLIIVPFIVICPLYYYHQRHPVNYLLLGIFTISLAFVVGLTCAFTSGKIILESVILTTAVVISLTLYTFWAARRGHDFNFLGPFLFGAIFALMIFAFIQLLFPLGRISLMVYGCLASIIFCGYIIYDTDNLIKRYSYDEYIWASVSLYLDVINLFLSLLTIFRAVES, encoded by the exons ATGTGGACGCAGCCTTACAGGAAGAGCGACCCTGAGGCCGGGGACAGGCCGCTGTACCCGGCCATGCTGGAGAGCCCGCAGCTCCGGTGGGCCTTCATCCGCAAGGTCTACTCCATCGTGGCCTTCCAGCTACTCGCCACGATCGCCGTCGGCGCCGTCGTCGTCTACGTCCACCCCATCGCCCACTTCTTCACCTCCACCCCGGGCGGCCTCGCCCTCTACATCGTCCTCATCATTGTGCCCTTCATCG TTATCTGTCCATTGTACTACTACCATCAGCGGCATCCTGTGAACTACCTGCTGCTCGGGATATTCACCATCTCGCTCGCGTTTGTGGTTGGACTGACTTGTGCATTCACGAGTG GGAAAATCATCCTCGAATCTGTTATCTTGACGACCGCTGTGGTAATCAGTCTTACCCTCTACACTTTCTGGGCTGCGAGGAGAGGCCATGACTTCAACTTCCTAGGGCCCTTCTTGTTCGGTGCTATCTTCGCGCTTATGATCTTTGCTTTTATACAG TTACTGTTCCCTCTTGGTAGGATCTCGCTCATGGTGTATGGATGTTTGGCGTCGATCATATTCTGTGGGTACATCATATACGACACGGACAACCTGATCAAGCGCTACTCCTACGATGAATACATATGGGCCTCTGTGTCGCTGTATTTGGATGTGATCAATCTCTTCCTGTCCTTGCTCACGATCTTCCGTGCTGTGGAGAGCTGA
- the LOC104416523 gene encoding ER membrane protein complex subunit 10 translates to MEAEKLWRILTAMAVLLLAAAPHHHRAGAFQSDELLIEQEDDLGAAIGGGAGVGVGVDPVTPPRSRKRYSDAAESDSKFQFPLEHAFGDSDFSPAGTFSARLKTWSHGPQTLTKLRFSRNALTEVDKEKFQKLLQDDDFYRIRLPSNVLSPPGRDYIVSSIKARCLPRDGLDEHFVIHMDGVNILAVNYGPPGACPYPRQLKLPAKWSFNSHTILKNSEQAPRTPVFAEEISLGENGEAEVVKPPEKSFWAKYWMYVIPLGLIVMNAVTQAMNMPPEEQGGGQPQGAAPAQRGPAAVRRR, encoded by the exons ATGGAGGCCGAGAAGCTGTGGAGGATCTTGACGGCGATGGCGGTGTTGCTACTGGCGGCCGCACCGCATCACCACCGCGCCGGCGCCTTCCAGTCCGATGAGCTCCTGATCGAGCAGGAGGACGATCTGGGGGCGGCGATCGGAGGAGGAgccggggtcggggtcggggtcgatcCGGTCACGCCGCCCCGATCCCGGAAGAGGTACTCGGATGCCGCCGAGTCCGACTCGAAGTTCCAGTTCCCTCTCGAGCACGCCTTCGGCGACTCCGATTTCTCCCCCGCCGGCACTTTCTCCGCCCGCCTCAAGACCTGGTCCCACGGCCCCCAG ACTCTCACCAAGCTGCGGTTCTCGAGGAATGCTCTCACGGAAGTCGACAAGGAGAAGTTCCAG AAATTGCTGCAAGATGATGACTTTTACAGGATTAGGCTGCCATCCAATGTTCTGAGTCCTCCTGGGAGGGACTACATTGTTTCTTCCATCAAAGCG AGATGTCTTCCACGTGATGGTCTGGATGAGCACTTTGTGATACACATG GATGGTGTTAACATCTTGGCTGTTAATTACGGTCCTCCTGGGGCATGCCCTTATCCTCGCCAACTGAAACTA CCAGCAAAGTGGTCATTTAACTCGCATACTATTTTGAAGAACAGTGAGCAGGCACCAAG GACTCCAGTATTCGCAGAAGAGATATCCCTTGGAGAGAATGGAGAGGCTGAAGTTGTGAAGCCACCGGAAAAATCATTTTGGGCCAAATAT TGGATGTACGTGATCCCTCTTGGACTCATAGTCATGAACGCCGTAACACAGGCAATGAATATGCCTCCTGAGGAGCAGGGAGGTGGCCAACCACAGGGTGCAGCCCCAGCTCAGCGTGGTCCAGCAGCtgtgagaagaagatga